The proteins below are encoded in one region of Oncorhynchus gorbuscha isolate QuinsamMale2020 ecotype Even-year linkage group LG01, OgorEven_v1.0, whole genome shotgun sequence:
- the LOC124048093 gene encoding gamma-crystallin M3-like: MTMGRITFYEDKNFQGRSYETSQDCPDMSSYLSRCNSCRVESGCFMVYERPNFMGHQMLVRRGEYPDNQRLMGMSQSDCIRSSRMIPMHRGSYKMKIYEKENFGGQSMELMDDCDSIQDRYRMSDCQSAQVMDGHWLMFEQPHFRGRMMYMRPGEYRSFKDMGMGAKGMRFMSMRRITDIC, encoded by the exons ATGACCATGGGCAGG ATCACCTTCTACGAGGACAAGAACTTCCAGGGTCGTTCCTATGAGACCAGCCAGGACTGCCCCGACATGTCCTCCTACCTGAGCAGGTGCAACTCCTGCAGGGTTGAGAGCGGCTGCTTTATGGTCTACGAGCGCCCCAACTTCATGGGACACCAGATGCTGGTCAGAAGAGGAGAGTACCCCGACAACCAGCGCCTGATGGGCATGAGCCAGAGCGACTGCATCAGGTCCAGCCGTATGATCCCCATG CACAGAGGATCCTATAAAATGAAGATCTACGAGAAGGAGAACTTTGGAGGTCAGAGCATGGAGCTGATGGATGACTGTGACTCCATCCAGGATCGTTACCGCATGTCTGACTGCCAGTCTGCCCAGGTTATGGATGGCCACTGGCTGATGTTTGAGCAGCCCCACTTCAGAGGCAGGATGATGTACATGAGGCCTGGAGAGTACAGGAGCTTCAAGGATATGGGCATGGGGGCCAAGGGCATGAGGTTCATGAGCATGAGGCGTATCACCGACATATGCTAA
- the LOC124048141 gene encoding gamma-crystallin M3-like translates to MGKIIFYEDKNFQGSSYEASNDCPELTSHLSRCNSCRVENGCFMVYEHPNFMGHQMLVRRGEYPDNQRLMGMSQSDCIRSSRMIPMHKGNFRMRIYEKENFGGQMHEMMDDCDSIQGRYGMSDCQSCNVMDGHWLMYEQPHFRGRMIYLRPGEYRSLRDMGLGPVDMRIGSTRRIIDSC, encoded by the exons ATGGGCAAG ATCATCTTCTACGAGGACAAGAACTTCCAGGGTAGTTCCTATGAGGCCAGCAATGATTGCCCTGAGCTGACCTCCCACCTTAGCAGGTGCAACTCCTGCAGGGTTGAGAACGGCTGCTTTATGGTCTACGAGCACCCCAACTTCATGGGACACCAGATGCTGGTCAGAAGAGGAGAGTACCCCGACAACCAGCGGCTGATGGGCATGAGCCAGAGCGACTGCATCAGGTCCAGTCGTATGATCCCCATG CACAAAGGAAACTTCAGGATGAGGATCTACGAGAAGGAGAACTTCGGAGGTCAGATGCACGAGATGATGGACGACTGTGACTCCATCCAGGGGCGTTACGGTATGTCAGACTGCCAGTCCTGCAACGTGATGGACGGCCACTGGCTGATGTACGAGCAGCCCCACTTCAGAGGCAGAATGATCTACCTGAGGCCTGGAGAATACAGGAGCCTGAGGGATATGGGCTTGGGCCCCGTGGACATGAGAATCGGCTCCACCAGACGTATCATAGACTCCTGTTAA